The nucleotide window GCGGCGCTTCGAACCGCCGAGCACCTTGATGCACAGGACCTTACGTGCACCAGAGTTGTCGGCGACCTTGAGCCGTGTCTCTGCCTGAATCATCTCTTCCTCCGGTTACAGACTGCCGCAGCAGCGGTGCGCCCACACACGTGGCGCACATGCTCCGGCGCATAAGCGGCGGCAACGCCGTCCGCTTGATGCGTCATTACTTGGCCTTCTCCACGATCTCGACAAGACGCCAGCGCTTCAGCTTGGACAGCGGACGCGTCTCCATGATCGAGACGGTGTCGCCGACGCCAGCATCGCTGTTCTCATCGTGCGCGTGGAACTTCGTCG belongs to Coriobacteriia bacterium and includes:
- the rpsQ gene encoding 30S ribosomal protein S17; the encoded protein is MTTDRNRRKMRQGVVVSTAGDKTCVVKVEERKKHPLYGKMITSSTKFHAHDENSDAGVGDTVSIMETRPLSKLKRWRLVEIVEKAK